In Fusobacterium periodonticum ATCC 33693, the sequence GTTATACCTGGAATTGCAGTTGCACCAAAACCTAAAGAACTCAATTTGAATATATATACAAAGGCACCAGCAACTGCACCAGCAATACAACCTGCTATTAATGGAAATTTATATTTTAAATTTACTCCAAAAATAGCTGGTTCACTTATACCAAATAAGATACTTACAAAAGATGGTAAAGCAATTTCAGTTACTTTTTTTTCTTTATGGTGTAGTAGGTAATAACCTAAAACAGCTCCACCTTGTGAAATCAAGGCAACTGACATCAAAGGATTTAAAAAATTTCTACCAGTTGTTGCTATCAGTTGGGCTTCAGCAGCATTTAAAATATGATGTAGTCCAGTGATAACAATTATTTGTTGCAACCCAGCAAATAACATATAACCTATCAAACCAAATTCTGTACTTACCCAAACTAGTCCACCAGTTATATAATTTGAAAGTTCACGCCCAATAGGACCAACTATAGTAAATAATAAGAAAGTAGAGATAAAAACTGTCAGCATTGGGGAAACTAAAAGTTTAATAACAGAAGGAATTTTCTTTTCAAAAAATTTATCTAGTTGAGCAACAATATATCCCATCATAAGTGCAACTATAATACCACCTTGAAAGCCAACCATTTGAATTTTTAGTCCAAATAGATCTAAAATTTCAGGATTAAATCCAGAGCTACCTATTGAATAAGCATTAGCAAGACTACCATCAAGCATAATAGCCCCAACAACTATACCTAGAATTGCTCTTCCACCAAATCTTTTTGTTGCTGAATATACAACAACCATAGGCAAGACAGCAAAAATTCCAACAGAGGCTAGATTAGATAAACGGTTGATGGCATATAAAGTTTGATTAGTTTTGACTGCTTCAAAGTTAGCTAAAAATCCAGTAACTCCTAATAAAATGGCAGCAGCTAATATTGCAGGTATGATTTCAACAAATACATCTGAGAGAGCTTTAATAACTTTTTGTAAAGGGTTTTCTTTGTTTGTTGCAATATCTTTTACATCAGATAAAGACATATTTTCTAGTTTAGCTTCTTTTGCAAAAACTTTATAAACTTCATTTACAGTTCCTGCTCCAAAAATAAGCTGTAATTGACTACCAGCAATAAAACAACCTTTGACTAAATCAATATTTTCTAATTTATCAGTTTTTGCTAAAGATAAATCTTTTAGCACAATACGCAGACGTGTTGCACAATGAGCAGCACCTTGAATGTTCTCCAAGCCACCAATATTTTCCAATATTTCTTTAGAAATTTTTTGATAAAGTTTTTCTTTTTCCATCTTCCACCTCGTTATTAATATTATTTTAAGAATATATTATATCAATTATATATTCTTTTTTAATTTATTTCAATAATTTTCTTAGAAGTTTTAAGTA encodes:
- a CDS encoding PTS beta-glucoside transporter subunit IIBCA; this encodes MEKEKLYQKISKEILENIGGLENIQGAAHCATRLRIVLKDLSLAKTDKLENIDLVKGCFIAGSQLQLIFGAGTVNEVYKVFAKEAKLENMSLSDVKDIATNKENPLQKVIKALSDVFVEIIPAILAAAILLGVTGFLANFEAVKTNQTLYAINRLSNLASVGIFAVLPMVVVYSATKRFGGRAILGIVVGAIMLDGSLANAYSIGSSGFNPEILDLFGLKIQMVGFQGGIIVALMMGYIVAQLDKFFEKKIPSVIKLLVSPMLTVFISTFLLFTIVGPIGRELSNYITGGLVWVSTEFGLIGYMLFAGLQQIIVITGLHHILNAAEAQLIATTGRNFLNPLMSVALISQGGAVLGYYLLHHKEKKVTEIALPSFVSILFGISEPAIFGVNLKYKFPLIAGCIAGAVAGAFVYIFKLSSLGFGATAIPGITIVDPSNNGYINYIIVHLIGLILGIIFCYTFGKTKTKKAIKEENNETKNTSEIKIENNENANLNEISLISPIKGEVKDISESSDETFASKVMGDGILVNPDQEIFVAPADATVELVFPTKHAIGLSLKDGSQILMHCGINTVSMNGEGFEVYVEEGQEVKQGDKLIKMDLEKVKQAGHSTQTLMIVNELPDGRKVEVNPDSKTPIMIKKI